In Acinonyx jubatus isolate Ajub_Pintada_27869175 chromosome B3, VMU_Ajub_asm_v1.0, whole genome shotgun sequence, a genomic segment contains:
- the TOX4 gene encoding TOX high mobility group box family member 4 — protein MEFPGGNDNYLTITGPSHPFLSGAETFHTPSLGDEEFEIPPISLDSDPSLAVSDVVGHFDDLADPSSSQDGSFSAQYGVQTLDMPVGMTHGLMEQGGGLLSGGLTMDLDHSIGTQYSANPPVTIDVPMTDMTSGLMGHSQLTTIDQSELSSQLGLSLGGGTILPPAQSPEDRLSTTPSPTSSLHEDGVEDFRRQIPSQKTVVVEAGKKQKAPKKRKKKDPNEPQKPVSAYALFFRDTQAAIKGQNPNATFGEVSKIVASMWDSLGEEQKQVYKRKTEAAKKEYLKALAAYKDNQECQATVETVELDPVPPSQTPSPPPMATVDPASPAPASTEPPALSPSIVVNSTLSSYVANQASSGAGGQPNITKLIITKQMLPSSITMSQGGMVTVIPATVVTSRGIQLGQTSTATIQPSQQAQIVTRSVLQAAAAAAASMQLPPPRLQPPPLQQMPQPPTQQQVTILQQPPPLQAMQQPPPQKVRINLQQQPPPLQIKIVPPPTLKMQTTLVPPAVESSPERPMNNSPEAHTVEETSPETICEMITDVVPEVESPSQMDVELVSGSPVTLSPQPRCVRSGCENPPVASKDWDNEYCSNECVVKHCRDVFLAWVASRNSNTVVFVK, from the exons ACATTCCATACACCAAGCTTGGGAGATGAGGAATTTGAAATCCCACCTATCTCCTTGGATTCTGATCCCTCACTGGCTGTCTCAGATGTGGTTGGCCACTTTGATGACCTGGCAGACCCTTCCTCCTCTCAGGATGGCAGCTTTTCAGCCCAATATGGGGTCCAGACATTGGACATGCCTGTGGGCATGACCCATGGCTTGATGGAGCAGGGCGGGGGGCTCCTGAGTGGGGGCTTGACCATG GACTTGGACCATTCTATAGGAACTCAGTATAGTGCCAACCCACCTGTTACAATTGATGTACCAATGACAGACATGACATCTGGCTTGATGGGGCATAGCCAGTTGACCACCATTGATCAGTCAGAACTGAGTTCTCAACTTGGTTTGAGCTTAGGGGGTGGCACCATCCTGCCACCTGCCCAGTCACCTGAGGATCGTCTTTCAACCACCCCTTCACCTACTAGTTCACTTCATGAGGATGGTGTTGAGGATTTCCGGAGG caAATTCCCAGCCAGAAGACAGTTGTGGTGGAAGCAGGGAAAAAGCAGAAGGccccaaagaagagaaaaaagaaagatcctaATGAACCCCAGAAACCAGTTTCAGCATATGCTTTATTCTTTCGTGACACACAGGCTGCCATCAAGGGACAGAATCCCAATGCCACTTTTGGGGAGGTTTCAAAAATTGTGGCCTCCATGTGGGACAGTCTTGGAGAGGAACAAAAACAG GTatataaaaggaaaactgaagctGCCAAGAAAGAGTATCTGAAGGCTCTGGCTGCATATAAAGACAATCAAGAGTGTCAG gccactgtggaaacagtagaATTGGATCCAGTACCACCATCACAgactccttctccacctcctatGGCTACTGTTGACCCAGCATCTCCAGCACCAGCCTCAACAGAGCCCCCTGCCCTATCCCCTTCCATTGTTGTTAACTCCACTCTTTCGTCCTATGTAGCAAATCAGGCATCTTCTGGGGCTGGGGGTCAGCCCAATATCACCAAGTTGATTATTACCAAACAGATGTTGCCCTCTTCTATTACTATGTCTCAAGGAGGGATGGTTACTGTTATCCCAGCCACAGTGGTGACCTCCCGGGGGATCCAACTAGGCCAGACCAGTACAGCCACTATTCAGCCCAGTCAACAAGCCCAGATTGTCACTCGGTCAGTGTtgcaggcagcagcagcagctgcagctTCTATGCAACTGCCTCCACCCCGACTACAACCCCCTCCGTTGCAACAGATGCCTCAGCCCCCCACTCAGCAGCAAGTGACCATTCTGCAACAGCCTCCCCCACTTCAGGCCATGCAACAGCCTCCACCTCAGAAAGTTCGAATCAACTTACAGCAGCAGCCACCTCCTCTGCAGATCAAGATTGTGCCTCCACCCACTTTGAAAATGCAGACTACCTTAGTCCCACCAGCTGTGGAAAGCAGTCCTGAGCGGCCTATGAACAACAGCCCTGAGGCCCATACAGTGGAGGAAACCTCCCCTGAGACAATCTGTGAGATGATCACGGATGTAGTTCCCGAG GTGGAGTCTCCTTCTCAAATGGATGTTGAATTGGTGAGTGGGTCTCCTGTGACACTCTCACCCCAGCCTCGCTGTGTGAGGTCCGGTTGTGAGAATCCTCCTGTTGCGAGTAAGGACTGGGACAATGAGTATTGCAGCAATGAATGTGTGGTGAAGCATTGCAG ggATGTCTTCTTGGCCTGGGTAGCCTCCAGAAATTCAAACACAGTGGTATTTGTCAAATAG
- the METTL3 gene encoding N6-adenosine-methyltransferase catalytic subunit, whose translation MSDTWSSIQAHKKQLDSLRERLQRRRKQDSGHLDLRNPEAALSPTFRSDSPVPAAPTSGGPKPSTASAVPELATDPELEKKLLHHLSDLALTLPTDAVSIRLAISTPDAPATQDGVESLLQKFAAQELIEVKRGLLQDDAHPTLVTYADHSKLSAMMGAVAEKKGPGEIAGTITGQKRRAEQDSTTVAAFASSLASGLASSASEATKEPAKKSRKHAASDVDLEIESLLNQQSTKEQQSKKVSQEILELLNTTTAKEQSIVEKFRSRGRAQVQEFCDYGTKEECMKASDADRPCRKLHFRRIINKHTDESLGDCSFLNTCFHMDTCKYVHYEIDACMDSEAPGSKDHTPSQELALTQSVGGDSNADRLFPPQWICCDIRYLDVSILGKFAVVMADPPWDIHMELPYGTLTDDEMRRLNIPVLQDDGFLFLWVTGRAMELGRECLNLWGYERVDEIIWVKTNQLQRIIRTGRTGHWLNHGKEHCLVGVKGNPQGFNQGLDCDVIVAEVRSTSHKPDEIYGMIERLSPGTRKIELFGRPHNVQPNWITLGNQLDGIHLLDPDVVARFKQRYPDGIISKPKNL comes from the exons ATCTACGAAATCCAGAGGCAGCACTGTCTCCCACCTTCCGCAGTGACAGTCCAGTGCCTGCTGCACCCACTTCTGGTGGCCCTAAGCCCAGTACAGCTTCAGCAGTTCCTGAACTAGCTACAGACCCtgaattagagaagaaattgctGCACCACCTCTCTGATCTGGCCTTAACATTGCCCACTGATGCTGTGTCCATCCGTCTTGCCATCTCCACG CCAGATGCCCCTGCCACTCAAGATGGGGTGGAAAGCCTGCTACAGAAGTTTGCAGCTCAGGAGTTGATTGAGGTAAAACGAGGTCTCTTACAAGATGATGCACATCCCACTCTTGTGACCTATGCTGATCATTCCAAGCTCTCTGCCATGATGGGCGCTGTGGCAGAAAAGAAGGGCCCTGGGGAAATAGCAGGAACTATCACAGGGCAGAAGCGGCGTGCAGAGCAGGACTCAACCACGGTAGCTGCTTTTGCCAGCTCTTTGGCCTCTGGTCTGGCCTCTTCAGCATCAGAAGCAACCAAGGAGCCAGCCaagaaatcaaggaaacatgCTGCCTCAGATGTTGATCTGGAGATAGAGAGCCTTCTGAACCAACAGTCTACTAAGGAACAGCAGAGCAAGAAG GTCAGTCAGGAGATCCTCGAGTTATTAAATACAACAACAGCAAAGGAACAATCCATTGTTGAAAAGTTTCGCTCACGAGGTCGGGCCCAAGTACAAGAGTTTTGTGACTATGGAACAAAGGAGGAGTGCATGAAAGCCAGTGATGCTGATCGGCCCTGTCGCAAGCTGCACTTCAG ACGAATCATCAATAAACACACTGATGAATCATTAGGTGACTGCTCTTTCCTTAACACGTGTTTCCACATGGATACCTGCAAATACGTTCACTATGAAATTGATGCTTGCATGGATTCTGAGGCTCCTGGGAGCAAAGACCATACACCTAGCCAGGAGCTTGCTCTTACACAGAGTGTCGGAGGTGACTCGAATGCAGATCGACTCTTCCCTCCTCAG TGGATCTGTTGTGATATCCGCTACCTGGACGTCAGTATCTTGGGCAAGTTTGCAGTTGTGATGGCTGACCCACCCTGGGATATTCACATGGAGCTGCCCTATGGGACCCTGACAGATGATGAGATGCGCAGGCTCAACATACCAGTACTTCAGGATGatggctttctcttcctctgggtCACAGGCAG GGCCATGGAGTTGGGCAGAGAATGTCTGAACCTGTGGGG TTATGAACGGGTAGATGAAATTATCTGGGTGAAGACAAATCAACTGCAACGCATCATCCGGACAGGCCGTACGGGTCACTGGTTGAACCATGGGAAAGAACACTGCTTG GTTGGTGTCAAAGGAAATCCCCAAGGCTTCAACCAGGGTCTGGATTGTGATGTGATCGTAGCTGAG GTTCGTTCTACCAGTCATAAACCAGATGAAATCTATGGCATGATTGAGAGACTGTCCCCTGGCACTCGCAAGATTGAGTTGTTTGGACGACCACACAACGTGCAGCCCAATTG GATCACCCTTGGAAACCAACTGGATGGGATCCACCTACTAGATCCAGATGTGGTTGCCAGGTTCAAGCAAAGGTATCCAGATGGTATCATCTCTAAACCTAAAAATCTATAG